In the Vogesella sp. XCS3 genome, GGGCCACAGCGCCGGGTCGGCCACTTCTTTTACCATCTTGCCCATATCGCCACGGTGGCCCAGCACGATGGTCGCCAGTGTGCTTTGTTCACGGCGTGAAAAGCCGGGCATGTCGGCATTGGTCAGCACGTACGCCGAATGCTTGTGATAAGCAGCGTGGGCGATGGTCAGGCCGATTTCGTGCACCTTGGCGGCCCATACCACACGCTTGAGCATATCCGGGTCCAGCGCATCCCCCGACACCAGGCGGAACAGGCGCTCGGCCAGGCCGGACACCCGCTCGGCCTGCGGCACGTCTACGTGGTAGCGGCGCTTGAACTGGGTAATGGTGGAGTCGCGCATGTCTTTTTCGCGCTGACGCCCCATCAGGTCGTACAGCACGCCGTCGCGCAAGGCACCGTCGGTCACGATCATCTGCTCGATGGCCAGCGACTCGAAAATGGCAATCATGATGGCCAGGCCGCCGGGTAGCACCGGCGCACGGTCGTCTTTCAGGCCATTGATGCGGATGTCTTTGGTGTGGCCGCAGGCGATCAGGTCGTCACGCAGGCGCTTCATGCCGCGCAGCGTGATCTCGCCGTTGCTCCAGCCGTTGGCTTCCATCATGTCGCGCAGTGCCCGCGCAGTGCCGGAGGTGCCCACCGCCAGCTGCCATTCGCTGGCCGGATACTCGTGCACGATGCGCTGGATTTCGTTGCGCGCGGCCAGCTCTGCCTCGCGGAAGGCGGCCTTGCTGATCTTGCCATCCACAAAAAAGCGCTTGCTGAATACCACGCAGCCCAGCGGCAGGCTTTCGGTCACGTGCGCTTTGTAGCCGCTGCCGATGATGAACTCGGTAGAACCGCCGCCGATATCCACCACCAGACGGCGCTCTTTGGTGGCTGGCAGGCTGTGCGCAGCGCCCAGGTAGATCAGGCGCGCTTCTTCGCGGCCGGCGATAATTTCGATGGGGAAGCCCAGCAGGCGCTCGGCTTCCACGATAAATTCGGCGGCGTTTTTCGCCACGCGCAGGGTGTTGGTACCCACCACGCGTACCTGTTTGGGGTCGAGGCCACGCAGGCGCTCGCCAAAACGGCCCATGCAGGCCAGGGCGCGCTGCAGGGTTTCGCTATCCAGGGTTTTGTCGTCTTGCAGGCCACCGCCCAGGCGCACGGTGTCTTTGAGGGAATCCAGGGTATACAGCTGGTCGTCTACCACGCGGGAAATCTGCAGCCGGAAGCTGTTCGACCCCATATCTACGGTAGCCAGCACGTCAAACGGGGGCTTAACGGAGCTCAAATGTCACCCCTTCTCTCTTGTCAGTAGGTCAATAAAAAACGGCGGTAACCGATGTTACCGCCGCTTGGCCCTGCTTGCCATGCTTATTGCGTGGCAGCATCACCCAGAGACTCACGCTTTTTGTCTTCCAGCGAGGTATGGCGAATGTCTTTGCCCTTCACCAGGTACACCACATATTCGGAGATATTCTTGGCGTGGTCACCGATACGCTCGATGGCCTTGCAGATGAACATGGTGTCGATGGACATGCTGATGGTGCGCGGGTCTTCCATCATGAAGGTAACCTGGGCACGCAGCTCGGAGGCGTAGTCCTGGTCCAGCAGCAAGTCTTGCTCGGCCAGCTCGATAGCGGCGGTGGCATCCAGGCGGGCAAAGGCGTCAAGCGCACGGTGCAGCATACCCAGGGCGACCTCGGCCATCTTGGCGGCTTCGCGGAAACGCGGCGCCGGGTAGCGGCCGGTCTGGTACATGGTGCGGCCAACGCGGGCAATCTTTTGCGCCTCGTCGCCAATACGCTCCAGATCGGTAATGGTCTTGATCACGGTGATCACCATGCGCAGGTCACTGGCGGCCGGCTGGCGGCGCGCAATGATGTGCTGGCAGTCTTCGTCGATCTGCACTTCCAGCGCGTTGACCTTGGTATCGTCGGCCACCACTTTGTCCAGACGGTCGACATCGCCGCTTTGCAAGGCATCCATGGCGGCGCGGATTTGCTGCTCTACCAGCCCGCCCATCTGCAGCACGCGGGTGCGGATGGTTTCGAGCTCCAGGTCAAACTGTTTGGAAATATGTTCAGGCATGGCAACCTCGTCGGGAATTGACTCAACGCGTCATGATATGGCGGCCAGATGACAGTTATGTTTCATCTGCACAAAAAGGCCGGCGCGGCGCCGGTTTGCAGCAGCAAACCCACACCGTGCCGGCCCGCCGCGTTTAGCGCAGCTCTTTTACCCCGTCTGGCGTACCCAGCAGCAGCACGTCGGCACGACGCTGGGCAAACAGGCCGTTGGTGACCACGCCCACGATCTGGTTGATCTGGTTTTCCAGTTTTACCGGCTCGGCAATCTGCAGGCCATGTACGTCCAGAATGATATTGCCGTTATCGGTAGTGACGCCCATGCGCCACTCCGGGTGGCCGCCCAGCTTCACCAGCTCGCGCGCCACGTGGCTGCGCGCCATCGGGATGACCTCTACCGGCAGCGGGAACTTGCCCATGATCTCCACGTACTTGCTCTGGTCGGCAATACAGATGAACTGCTGTGCCACGGCGGCCACGATTTTTTCGCGCGTCAGTGCCGCGCCACCGCCCTTGATCATGTGCAGATGGTGGTTAACCTCGTCGGCGCCATCTACGTACACCGGCACTTCGTCCGGGCCCACGGTGTTCAGGTCGAATACCGGAATACCGATGGCTTTCAGGCGCTGGGTGGATGCCTCGGAACTGGACACCGCCCCCTTGATGCGGCCTTTGATCTTGGCCAGCTCGTCGATGAAGAAGTTCACGGTGCTACCGGTGCCTACGCCGACGATGCAGTCTTCCGGTACGAGCTTGACGGCAGCCTGGGCTACCAGTTGTTTCAGTTGGTTCTGGTCCATGGTGTAGCACTCCAAAAGGGAAAGAAAATCAGTTGGCGGGCACCAGCAGGCAGACGGCCTGCGTTTCTATTGCCTCGGCGCGGCCCAGGTAGCCAAGCTTTTCGTTGGTCTTGCCTTTTACGTTGACGCAAGCCACGTCGATGTCCAGTAGCTGCGCAATGCGCGCGCGGATGGCATCGATATGCGGCGCCAGCTTGGGGGCCTGGGCAATGATGGTGCTGTCCACGTTCACCAGCTGCCAGCCGGCGGCGCGCACGCGGCGCATGGCTTCTTGCAGCAGGACGCCGCTGTCGGCGCCTTTGAACGTGGGGTCGGTGTCAGGAAAATGGCGGCCAATGTCGCCCAGCGCAGCGGCACCCAGTACCGCGTCGGTAATGGCGTGCAGCAGCGCGTCGGCGTCCGAGTGGCCCAGCAGGCCTTTATCGTGCGGGATCGTTACCCCGCCCAGTATCAGCGGGCGGCCTTCTACCAGGCGGTGTACATCGTAACCCTGGCCTATGCGAAACGGTGTCATGTCTTGTCCTTGCGATAGTTGGCCGCAGCCGGCATCAGGCCCGGCGCGCCGCCAGAATGGCCGCCGCCAGCGCCAGGTCATCCGGCCAGGTCACCTTGAAATTCTGCGCCTCGCCCACCACCAGCCGTGGCGCGTGGCCCAGCAGCTCGATGGCGGAGGCTTCGTCGGTAATGGCAGGGTTGGCCGCATCCTGCAGCGCTTCGGCCAGCAAACCGGCGCGGAACATTTGCGGGGTCTGTGCCAACCACAGATTGTCGCGCGGCACGGTGGCGGCAATGCGGCCAACCTTGCCCTGCTTGACGGTATCGGCCACTGGCTGCGCCAGAATGCCGCCGATGGCGTCGTCGCCCACTTCGTCCAGCAGGCGCTGCAGCGCGGCGGGGCTCAGGCAGCAGCGCGCGGCGTCGTGCACCAGCACCCAGTCGTCTTCGTCTGCCGCCAGCGCCGCCAGGCCATTGGCCACGCTCTGGGCACGGCTGGCACCCCCTGCGCGCAGCACTTCCAGCTTGGCTTGCGGCCAACTGTAGCTGTCAAACCATTCGTCACCAGGGGAAATCACCACCACCACGCGGTCTATGGCGGCACAGTCGCACAGTACGTTAACGGTATGTGCCAGCAGTGGCTGGCCGTGTAGCAGCTGGTACTGCTTGGGGGTGGCGGTACCAAAACGGCTACCGTGGCCGGCGGCAGGTATCAGGGCAATGCGCTGGCTCATGCAGCAGGCTCCGCCGGAGGCGGGTTTTCGATGCTGCGCCACAGGCAGCTGCCTTTCACGCTTTTATCCAGCAGGTCCAGGTAGGCCTGGTGTTCGGCCAGCTCCTCGGCGCTAGGCTGCAGCACGGCCAGCGGTTTGCGCTCGAAGGCCATGCGCATGCCGCCGGCGCTGTTGTCGTTTTCGGCCAGGCCGGCGTCCATCAGCAGGCTGTCCTGGCCACGCGTCATCCACAGGTAGACTTCGGACAACAGCTCGCAGTCGATCAGCGCGCCGTGGTAGGTACGGTTGCTGCGGTCGATCTCGAAGCGGTCGCACAGTGCGTCCAGGCTGTTGCGCTTGCCGGGAAAGTTATCGCGCGCCATGGCCAGGGTGTCGATCACCCCACCGGCGACCTTGGCAACCGGCGGCATGCCCAGGCGCTTGAACTCGGCGTTCATGAAGCCCACGTCAAACGGGGCGTTATGAATGATGAGCTCGGCACCGTCGATAAAATCGACCAGCTGCTGTGCCACCTCGGCAAAACGCGGCTTGCCTTCCAGGCTGGCCAGCGAAATGCCGTGCACGCGCTCGGCGTCGGGGTCGATGTCGCGTTCCGGGTGAATGTACAGGTGCAGGCTACGGCCGGTCAGCTTGCGGCCTTCCATCTCCAGGCCGGCAAATTCGATAATGCGGTGGCCCTGGTTCGGGTCCAGGCCGGTGGTTTCGGTATCAAGAATGATCTGACGCATGATGAGCTTTCGGCAGGCAGCCTGGCGAGCTGCCGGTAATACAGGCTAGCGCAGGCTTTCCACGCCGGCATTGGCCAGCTGATCTGCGCGTTCGTTGAATTCGTGGCCGGCGTGGCCTTTTACCCAGCGCCATTCTACGTGCGGGTGGCCGTTACGCAGGGCGTCCAGCTGCTGCCACAGGTCGGCATTTTTTACCGGCTCCTTGCTGGCGGTTTTCCAGCCACGGGTTTTCCAGCCGTGAATCCACTCGGAAATGCCTTTTTGCACGTATTGCGAGTCGGTATACACCACGATGCGGCACGGGCGCTTCAGCAGCTGCAGGCCTTGTATCACCGCCATCAGTTCCATGCGGTTATTGGTGGTGCCGTGCTCGCCGCCAAACAGCTCTTTTTCCTGCCCTTTGTAACGCAGCAGCACACCCCAGCCACCCGGGCCTGGGTTGCCCTTGCAGGCACCATCGGGGTAAATCTCGACGATAGCGTCGTCACTCATGGCTTGTCTCGTTCGCTTGGGTTCGGTTAATGGGTTGGCGCTCGTTGCCGCTAGCCACGGCCAGCGACCTGACCGGCTTGGCTCGCTGCCAGCGTGGCATGATCAGGCGCATGCCGCGCTGGCGTTTTACCGCCACCACACCATAGACACCCGCCAGTTGCGGCCAACAGTATTCGCCAGCCTGCTCCATGAAACGGCAACGGGCCAGCCAGTCTGCGCGCGCGAAAGGCGGCGAGTATGCCATGAACCGGGTAGCGGTGGTTTCCAGTTGTAGCAAAGTCATCCAGTCTTTCAGACGGCTGGTGCCCACAAAATTGCCGCACCAGGGCACCCTGTTGCGGCGGTATATCAGACGGCTAGCACCCCATAATGAAAACGGGTTGAAGCCGGTAAGCACCAGCCGGCCTTCCGGCAGCAGCACACGCTCGGCCTCGCGCAACACCTGGTGCGGCTCGCTGGTAAAATCCAGCGCGTGCGGCATCAGCAGCAGGTCCAGGCTTTTGCTGTCAAACGGCAGATAGGCCGGGTCGCACACGACATCTGCCTGGCCATCCATACCGGCGTAGCCATGCCAGGGTATGCGGTTGCAGGCCAGAAAGTCATAATCCACCAGGCCCAGCTGCACGGCACGAAAACCGAATATGTCTGCCACCGCATGGTCAAAAAAGGCTTGCTCGCGGCAGAGCAGATCGTGCCCCAGCTCGCTGCTGGATAGCCAGTCCGCAAATTCTTCCATCGTTTCGGGATACATCATGGCCGACATGTTTCGCCTCGCCGCTATAAGCGCGTTTGCTGACAATTATATCTGGGTTTTGCACGACAGCCGCCGTGCCATTGCAGTCGACCCGGGCGATGCCGCGCCGTTGCAAGCCTGGCTATCCCAGCAGCAGTTACAGCTGGAGGCGGTATGGGTTACCCACCACCATGCCGACCACATCGGCGGGCTACCCGCCCTGCTAGCTGCCTGGCCGCAGCTGGCGGTATACGGGCCGGCGGATATCACCGTCGTCAATCAGCCTTGCCGCCACGGTAGCACAGTTCCTGCCTTTGGCCGCGAGGCCCGGGTACTGGCCATACCTGGCCACACGGCCAACCATCTGGCCTTCTATCTGGCACCCCATCTGTTTTGTGGTGATACCTTGTTTGGTGCCGGTTGCGGGCGGGTATTTGATGGCACCATGACAGACCTGTTCCACTCGCTACGCAGCCTGGCCAGCCTGCCGCCAGACACCCTGTGCTACCCGGCACACGAATATACGCTGTCCAATCTGGCATTTGCGGCAGCGGTAGAACCAAGCAATACCGCAATCATCAGCCGCCAGCAACGCGACCAGGCCCGCCGTGACGCCAAGCAGCCTACCTTGCCTACCCTGCTGGCAGACGAGCTGGTGACCAACCCCTTCCTACGCACCGCAGAGGCCGCCATACAACACGCAGCCAAACAACATGCCGGGCAAGAAATCAGCGCTGAAGAAGGCATTTTTGCCACACTCCGCTTATGGAAAAATAACTTTTAGACAAAAATATCAAGCAACTGTAAAAAATGACTAGCCAAGCTACTGAAACCTCTCTAAAAATCAGCAAAAATCAGGGCCTTGAGCATTTTTTATGACTTATTACTTGCTCAAGCCGTGTTAGCATCGCCCGCATAGAGAAAACAGGCCCCGCCCATGAAAAAGCTTACTCCGCTCGCATTGTCGGTCACCCTTGCGCTGTCCTTGCCCATACTGGCTCATGCCAATAATGCAATACCCGCTGTCGCCTACCCCGCCGGCAGCGTGGACGACGGACTGTCTGCCGGCCTGGACATGATGCTGCTGAATACCAGCCCGCTGCGTAATGGTGACAGTGTGTGGACCCGTGCGCGTGAAGGCTTCCAGATGGCAGAGGTAAACCCGGAGCTGGTTCGCCGCCACGAGCGCAACTTTGCCGGCAAGTCTGCCTACTTCAAACGCACCATGGATCGGGGCCGCAAATACCTGTTTCACATCATGAACGAGGTAGAGCGCCGTGGCATGCCTACCGAAATCGCTTTCCTGCCTGTGGTTGAAAGCGCTTTCGTCCCCGGCGCCCAATCGCATGTCGGCGCCTCGGGCTTGTGGCAGTTCATGCCGGCCACAGGCCGACAGTACGGCCTGGAGCAAACCTGGTGGTACGACGGCCGCCGCGACGTGATGGAGTCTACCCGCGCCGCACTGGACTACCTGCAAAACCTGTACACCATGTTTGGCGACTGGAGCCTGGCACTGGCCGCCTACAACTGGGGTGAAGGCAACCTGTCGCGGGCCATCGCCAAAGTACGCGCACGTGGCGAAGTGGAAACTTACGAAAACATCCAGATGCCTGCCGAGACACGGAACTACGTGCCCAAGCTGCTGGCCGTGCGCAACATCATGCTGGAACCGGAAAAGTTCGGTTTGAAACTGGACCCGTTTCCCAACAAGCCAACGTTTGTCGCTACCAGCAACGGTCGCCACATGAATATCGACATTGCCGCCAAGCTGGCAGAGATGCCGGTAGCCGAATTCAAAGAACTCAACCCGGCCTTTAACCTGCCAGTGTATGCCCACAAGCCAGGCCGCCAGATGCTGCTGCCCGCCACCAAACTGCACAAGTTTGAAACCAATCTGGCCAAATGGGACAAACCGCTGCTGACCTGGCAGGTTCACGTACCGGATAGCGACACCACCACCAGCGAGCTTGCCAGCCAGTTCGACATGAATCCGAACGAGCTGATGACTGCCAACAACCTGAAAGGCAGCGCGCTGTCGGCCGGTCGCCCGGTACTGGTAGCCCTGCGCAACAACAGCACCGCCCCTGCGCTGGAAAGCACTGACATCCCTGCCCAGCCAGCAGAAAGCGCCACGCTGGTTGCCTTTGCGGCCAACGCCGGGCCGATGGATACACCCAAAGCAGTCGCCGAACCCGTCAAGCCGGCCCAGCAGCCTGATACCATCAAAACGGCCGAAGCCACGCCACTGCGCACCCTGCAAAAAGCCGAGCCTGCCCGCAGCGATGCGAACCCACGCCCCGAACCCGCCACGGTTCGAGTTGCCACGCGTACCGAACCTGTCGCGGCACCTAGCCGCAGCGAACCACGCTTCGAGCCGATTCGCGCCGAGCTGGTGAAGCCAGAGGTAGTCAAAGTGGCTGCCAAGACCGAAACGGCCGGCTCACTGGGTGACAACATCCCGGTAAGCAACCCGGATAAAGTCGTGAGCGCCAGCGCCAGCCTGCATACCGTAGCCGCTGGCGACACCCTGTACAACATTTCCCGCCGCTACAGCATGAGCGTGACCGACTTGCGTAGCCTGAACAGCCTGCCGGACGACACGGTAAAACTGGGCCAGGTACTGAAAGTTATCGGCACCAGCAGCACTGTCGCAGCCAGCGCCACCGATAGCAGCGCCCTGCGCCCGGCATCCTTCAGCCGCCCGGCCACCGCAGTGGTAGCAGTAGATTACGTTGTGCAACGCGGCGACACGGTATTCAGCATTGCCCGCAAGTTTGGCGTAGCACATACCGATATCCTGCGCTGGAACAACCCGGAACAGCTGGCCAACCTGCAGCCAGGCCAAAAGGTACGCGTGCAGAATACCGGGCTCTGATCGCCTCAACCTCTGCAGACTAAGCCCCTTGCCTTGGCAAGGGGCTTTTGCTTTCACTTTGCGCCACCTAGCAAAAAGCCCGTCACATGGACGGGCTTTTTGTTGCACCACACCGGCAGGCGCCGGCGACATCAGGCCATTACAGGCCGAACGGGTGGCGCAGTACGATGGTTTCTTCGCGATCCGGGCCGGTAGACACGATATCGATCGGCGCACCGCAAACTTCTTCGATGCGCTTCAGGTAGGCCTGGGCGTTAGCCGGCAGGTCTTCCCAACGCTTGGCACCTACCGAGCTGTCACTCCAGCCTGGCATGGTTTCGTAGATCGGCTCGCAGCGGGTTACGGCATCGGAACCGAATGGCAGAATGTCTACCACTTCGCCGTTCAGCTTGTAACCTACGCACAGATTGATCTCTTCCAGGCCATCCATCACGTCCAGCTTCATCACGCACAGGCCGGATACACCGTTGATCTGGATGGAGCGTTTCAGGGCAGCAGCATCGAACCAGCCACAGCGGCGCGGGCGGCCGGTAACAGAACCGAACTCGTTGCCACGCTTGGCCAGGAAAGCGCCAATGTCGTTTTCCTGCTCGGTCGGGAACGGGCCGGAACCCACACGGGTAGCGTAACCCTTCACGATACCCAGCACGTAGTTCAGCATCTGCGGAGCCACGCCGGCACCCGGTGCTGCGGCACCGGCTACACAGTTGGACGAGGTCACGTACGGGTAGGTACCGTGGTCGATGTCCAGCAGGGTGCCTTGCGCGCCTTCGAACAGGATAGGCACACCGGCCTTGTCCAGGTCGTGCAGGATGCGCGACACATCGGCCACCATCGGCTTGATGCGCTCGGCTTGCTGCATGGTGTTGGCCAGAATGGTGTCGAAATCTACCGGCTGGGCATTGAACAGCTTGGTCAGCAGGAAGTTGTAGTACTCGACGTTTTCTTTCAGCTTGGCTACAAAACGATCGGTATCGAACAGGTCGATTACCTTCAGTGCGCGGCGCGCTACCTTGTCTTCGTAGCACGGGCCGATACCACGGCCGGTGGTACCGATCTTGGCATCGCCCTTGGCGGCTTCACGTGCCTGGTCCAGTGCAATGTGATACGGCAGGATCAGCGGGCAGCCTTCAGCGATTTTCAGACGGGCAGATGCATTGACACCAGCGGCTTCCAGCTCGTCGATCTCTTTCAGCAGCGCCTCAGGCGACAGCACGACACCGTTGCCGATGAAGCATTCCACGCCATCACGCAGGATGCCGGACGGTACCAGGCGCACCACGGTTTTCTTGCCGTTTACCCACAGGGTATGGCCCGCGTTATGACCGCCCTGAAAACGCACTACCGCACGGGCGTGGTCTGTCAGCCAGTCAACAATCTTGCCCTTGCCCTCGTCACCCCACTGGGTACCGATTACCACGACATTCTTGGACATTGGAAAAAACCTCTTCTCTTCAGAAATCACATTACTTGAAAGGTACAAGCTGCCATTCGCCCGACACCATGACCAGCTCGCGGTCACAGTTCAGCGCTTCGGCAGATTCACCCAGATAGTCGATGATGACCCGCTCGCCAGCGGCGCGCAGTTCAGTCACTTTGCCTGCTGCCATAGGCAACAGGCGAGCAGCCAGCTTGATGCCCTGCACGCTGTCTTTTTGCGGCAGAATACGCACCAGATCACGCAAATCCAGGCTGAAACCGGTGGCCGGACGGGCGCGACCAAAACGGCGGCCAACGTTGTCGTAGCGGCCACCACGCGCCAGTGCCTCGGACCAGCCAGGCGCGTAGGCAGCAAACATCAGGCCGGTATGGTAGGCATCGCCACGCAGCTCGGCTAGGTCAAAGCTCAGCTGTACGCGATCCCCCACCGCAGCGGCAATGGCAGACAGCTGCATCAGCGCCAGCTCGATCTCCGGCAGCGATGGCAGGCGCGAACGCGCTTTATCCAGAATGCTGGCAGGACCATATAGCTCAGGCAACGCCAGGAAAGCACTGCGATATGGCTCGGCCACACCAGCGACCATCTCGCTGATGGTAGCCACGTCTTTGGCTTGCAGCGCGGCAAACAACTCGCGCCCCTGCTCGGCAGACAGGCCTGCGGCTGCAGCCAACCCGCGGTAAATACCGATATGCCCTACGTCCAGCCGCACCTGGTTCACGCCAACCTGCTGCAGGACGTCCAGCATCAGGCCGATGATTTCCACATCGGCCTCAATACCGGCATAGCCGTACAATTCGGCGCCTACCTGTAGCGGCTCGCGCGAGCTCATCAGGCCGGACGGACGGGCATGCACCACACTGCCGGCGTAGCACAGGCGGGTGACACCGGTACGGGCAGACAGCAGGTGTGCATCAATACGCGCCACCTGAGGCGTAATATCGGCACGCAAGCCAAGCTGACGGCCGGACAGATGGTCGTCCAGCTTGTAGGTTTTCAGGTCCAGCGTTGCATCGTCGCTAGACACCAGGGCATCGGCGTACTCCACCAGTGGCGGGAGTACCAGTTCGTAGCCGGACAGGCGAAACAGGTCCAGCATGGCCGATTTTGCGCTTTCTACCTGACGGGCAGTAGCGGGCAAAATATCGGCAATATGTTCGGGCAGCAGCCAGTTACGCATTGTTTTTTGCACACAAGAAAAGGCGGGATGCGTGATCCCGCCTTGTTTTTATCGCAACCCGGCACGTGCCGGGCTGTTGCAAGTCACACCATTTTATCAGCGTGGCTTCGGTTGCGCATTCTTGAAATACTTGAAGAATTCTGAACTTGGGTCCAGAACCATCACGTCACTCTTGTTGCGGAAGGTTTGCTTGTACGCATCCATGCTCCGCCAGAAGGCATAGAACTCCGGATTCTTGCCATAAGCATGGGCATAAATAGCCGCTGCCTTAGCGTCGCCC is a window encoding:
- a CDS encoding ATP phosphoribosyltransferase regulatory subunit, which encodes MRNWLLPEHIADILPATARQVESAKSAMLDLFRLSGYELVLPPLVEYADALVSSDDATLDLKTYKLDDHLSGRQLGLRADITPQVARIDAHLLSARTGVTRLCYAGSVVHARPSGLMSSREPLQVGAELYGYAGIEADVEIIGLMLDVLQQVGVNQVRLDVGHIGIYRGLAAAAGLSAEQGRELFAALQAKDVATISEMVAGVAEPYRSAFLALPELYGPASILDKARSRLPSLPEIELALMQLSAIAAAVGDRVQLSFDLAELRGDAYHTGLMFAAYAPGWSEALARGGRYDNVGRRFGRARPATGFSLDLRDLVRILPQKDSVQGIKLAARLLPMAAGKVTELRAAGERVIIDYLGESAEALNCDRELVMVSGEWQLVPFK